One Drechmeria coniospora strain ARSEF 6962 chromosome 01, whole genome shotgun sequence genomic region harbors:
- a CDS encoding 2-dehydropantoate 2-reductase, protein MSDTQLMQVCSVGGNPVSAFLSWRLQATNACDVTLVWKSGFEHVAQYGISFKSPIFGNERFKPRHVVRNPEDASNIRDGPFDYVVLCVKALPDVYDLAAVIDAVVTPQHTCILINTTHTLGVEAAIEERYPTNVVLSLVSGAELIQLGQSEFEHKSSTEIWVGPANKSSNIPVSIQDSMAQALAMTLSTGQVDCKVSPNIRQQQYERVIGPISFHPVSVLFDTPNHAALLDKVGVREMVSDVIDELLRLADASGCKLSSDFKQRTVDEMTRPNLPESIMWQDYVARRPMEVETYLGSPIKLARDLNVAVPRIETLYAILHNLNIVNRSRPKPGEAVPMMPPSSPTVSTSLPRMPSLQGHRPMMPNGNGMPRQPRPRNLSNVSQPGSMRRGPPSMAGGPPNGYPRPPPSLNGGSRDPSRRGSMDGNDLEEFSHLVLYDDIPEGQEPTIGDPELALRERELQLRQRELALREQEMRMRRGPPPGPRRGHHLGPHPGSLPVSHPGPHPMRNSQQVFDDDDDDDDFVDPSVATGAPTIDPDNFDMMSMTSRKTRKASGPSAAQFRRNPEVDGPLPPSRAGRYRPSFGRNRGSHVNHAPAVTDNILEDPMMGFTSNRYGAVDRGTMGASSRANSLTASRLDELQHGSANGGSSGSMNGAYPRRASQSPGNPYSPSVRGGSGRPSPPNGFASSPMNRRPSPSDGVRQPVPRYPPGQGNAVAPQQVEQQIGVSALDPPKKPRNVRSLTGSASASAGSDEVDSGQSAHSSQSSLGQGPIATAR, encoded by the exons ATGAGCGACACCCAACTAATGCAAGTCTGCTCAGTCGGCGGAAATCCCGTCTCCGCCTTTCTGTCCTGGAGGCTTCAGGCGACCAATGCCTGCGACGTGACCCTCGTTTGGAAATCCGGCTTTGAGCATGTCGCCCAGTACGGCATCTCGTTCAA ATCGCCCATCTTTGGAAACGAGCGGTTCAAGCCTCGACACG TCGTTCGGAACCCCGAAGACGCATCCAACATCCGCGACGGTCCCTTCGACTACGTCGTCCTCTGCGTCAAGGCCCTCCCCGACGTCTACGAtcttgccgccgtcatcgacgccgtcgtcacccccCAACACACGTGCATCCTCATAAACACGACGCAcacgctcggcgtcgaggccgccatcgaggagCGCTACCCGACAAACGTCGTCCTCTCCCTCGTCTCCGGCGCCGAATTGATCCAGCTCGGCCAGAGCGAGTTTGAGCACAAGTCCTCGACCGAGATTTGGGTTGGGCCCGCGAACAAGAGCAGCAACATCCCGGTCTCGATACAGGACAGCATGGCCCAGGCGTTGGCCATGACCCTCAGCACCGGTCAGGTCGATTGCAAAGTCTCCCCCAACATCCGCCAGCAGCAGTACGAGAGGGTCATCGG ACCCATTTCCTTTCATCCCGTCAGCGTTCTATTCGATACCCCCAACCACGCCGCCCTGTTGGACAAGGTCGGCGTCCGCGAGATGGTGTccgacgtcatcgacgagctgttgcgcctcgccgacgccagcgGCTGCAAGTTGTCGTCGGATTTCAAGCAGCGCACAGTGGACGAAATGACGAGACCGAACCTCCCGGAAAGCATCATGTGGCAGGACTATGTCGCGAGACGGCCGATGGAGGTCGAGACGTACCTCGGCTCCCCCATCAAGCTGGCCCGCGACTTGAACGTCGCCGTGCCAAGGATCGAGACCCTGTACGCCATCCTCCACAACCTCAACATCGTCAACAGGTCCAGGCCCAAGCCCGGAGAGGCCGTGCCCATGATGCCCCCGAGCTCCCCCACCGTCTCGACGTCGCTCCCGCGGATGCCCTCGCTGCAAGGCCACCGCCCCATGATGcccaacggcaacggcatgcCCCGTCAGCCGCGGCCCAGAAACCTGTCCAACGTGAGCCAACCCGGCAGCATGCGTCGCGGGCCCCCCTCGATGGCCGGTGGCCCGCCCAACGGCTACCCGCGTCCCCCGCCCTCCTTGAACGGAGGGTCCAGAGACCCCTCGAGGCGGGGCTCCATGGACGGCAACGACCTCGAAGAGTTCTCCCACCTCGTGCTCTACGACGACATCCCCGAAGGCCAAGAGCCGACGATTGGCGATCCGGAGCTGGCCCTGCGGGAGCGAGAGCTCCAGCTTCGCCAGCGGGAGCTTGCCCTCAGGGAGCAGGAGATGCGAATGCGGCGCGGCCCGCCGCCGGGTCCCCGCCGCGGCCATCACCTCGGCCCTCACCCCGGCTCCCTGCCCGTCTCTCACCCCGGCCCCCACCCGATGCGCAACAGCCAGCAggtcttcgacgacgacgacgacgacgacgatttcGTGGACccctccgtcgccaccggCGCCCCCACCATCGACCCGGACAATTTTGACATGATGAGCATGACGTCTCGCAAGACTCGCAAGGCAAGCggaccgtcggccgcccAGTTCCGTCGAAATCCCGAGGTCGACGGGCCTCTGCCGCCCTCCCGCGCCGGCAGGTACCGCCCGAGCTTTGGTCGCAACCGCGGGAGCCATGTCAACCACGCGCCGGCCGTGACGGACAACATCCTCGAGGACCCCATGATGGGCTTCACTTCGAACCGttacggcgccgtcgaccgagGAACCATGGGCGCCAGCTCCCGAGCAAACTCTCTGACGGCTTCGAGGCTGGACGAGCTGCAGCACGGGTCGGCCAACGGCGGCTCCTCCGGAAGCATGAACGGTGCCTACCCGCGTCGCGCCAGCCAGTCCCCCGGGAACCCGTATTCCCCCTCGGtgcgcggcggcagcggccgccCCTCGCCTCCCAACGgcttcgcctcgtcgcccatgAACAGgcgcccctcgccctccgACGGGGTTCGGCAACCCGTTCCGCGATACCCGCCGGGACAGGGAAACGCTGTCGCTCCCCAGCAGGTCGAGCAGCAGATAGGGGTGAGCGCCCTTGATCCACCCAAGAAGCCCAGAAATGTCCGTAGTCTGACGGGTAGTGCGAGTGCTAGCGCGGGCAGTGATGAGGTCGACTCGGGGCAATCGGCGCACAGCAGCCAGAGCAGCCTCGGGCAGGGGCCGATCGCGACGGCGCGCTAG
- a CDS encoding RNAse P Rpr2/Rpp21 subunit domain-containing protein: MNKEKKNSSVQNKILYSRVSYLYQAANYLSGCADRNRHGALHPVTRDDGSSGIRLKAAQNISRSLTSDLRAVALKGQIRLSPAMKQTICKFCETLLVEGQTCHSVIENTSKGGRKPWADILVTKCATCGRSKRYPVSAKQQMRRAMRTQASAPAVANLQTSKAGDARSMISTVGPEQHPRAVDVVVRPSARDA; the protein is encoded by the coding sequence ATGAATAAGGAGAAAAAAAACAGCAGTGTCCAAAACAAAATTCTGTACTCTCGGGTGTCCTACCTCTACCAGGCTGCCAACTACCTCTCCGGCTGCGCGGACAGGAACCGACATGGAGCATTGCATCCAGTAACCAGGGATGACGGGTCCTCCGGTATCCGGCTCAAGGCTGCTCAGAACATTTCTCGATCCCTTACCTCGGATCTGAGGGCAGTAGCTTTGAAGGGGCAGATCCGGCTGAGCCCCGCAATGAAGCAGACGATTTGCAAGTTCTGCGAAACCCTCCTGGTCGAAGGGCAAACCTGCCACTCCGTCATCGAAAACACGAGCAAAGGCGGCCGCAAACCTTGGGCAGATATCCTGGTCACCAAGTGCGCCACATGCGGCAGATCAAAGAGGTATCCCGTCAGCGCAAAGCAGCAAATGCGAAGAGCGATGCGTACGCAAGCATCTGCACCTGCCGTGGCCAATCTGCAGACGTCAAAGGCCGGGGATGCGCGAAGTATGATATCCACCGTCGGTCCCGAACAACATCCACGGGCCGTAGACGTTGTTGTAAGGCCTTCTGCGAGGGACGCTTGA
- a CDS encoding ATP-dependent RNA helicase, giving the protein MSHEEDLIDYSDEEIGGNDTVPAPSGSNGKKSELATGNDVDKKGSYVGIHSTGFRDFLLKPELLRAIGDCGFEHPSEVQQTCIPQALLGGDIICQAKSGLGKTAVFVLATLQQVEPINGEVSVMVMCHTRELAYQIRDEYNRFSKYMPDIKTGVFYGGTPIKPDVDMLKSKDTCPHIIVGTPGRLKALVRDKALRLGSVRIFVLDECDKMLDQPDMRTDVQEVFRATPTQKQVMMFSATLSEAIKPICRKFMQNPTEHYVDEDTKLTLHGLQQYYVQLEEKEKNRKLNELLDELQFNQVIIFVKSTIRATELDKLLKECNFPSIAVHSGVSQEERIKRYKEFKEFKKRICVATDVFGRGIDIERINLAINYDLPADASSYLHRVGRAGRFGTKGLAISFVSSDQDQEVLKEIEKRFEVALPEFPKEGVEPSTYMAS; this is encoded by the exons ATGTCCCACGAAGAAGATCTCATCGATTACTCCGATGAGGAGATCGGTGGAAACGACACCGTTCCCGCCCCCAGCGGTTCCAATGGCAAGAAGTCGGAGCTCGCTACTGGCAACGACGTCGACAAGAAGGGCAGCTACGTTGGCATCCACTCGACTGGTTTCCGCGACTTTCTCCTGAAGCCCGAGCTTCTCCGCGCTATTGGCGACTGTGGCTTCGAGCATCCATCGGAGG TCCAGCAAACTTGCATTCCTCAGGCCCTTCTCGGTGGCGACATCATTTGCCAGGCAAAGTCAGGCTTGGGAAAGAcggccgtcttcgtcctcgccaccctgCAGCAGGTTGAGCCGATCAACGGAGAGGTCTCCGTCATGGTCATGTGCCACACTCGCGAGCTTGCCTACCAGATCCGCGATGAGTACAACCGAttcagcaagtacatgcccgACATCAAGACGGGTGTCTTCTACGGCGGTACCCCCATCAAGCCGGATGTCGACATGCTCAAGAGCAAGGACACGTGCCCGCACATCATCGTCGGTACCCCCGGCCGACTCAAGGCTCTCGTCCGCGACAAGGCGCTCCGTCTCGGCAGCGTTCGCATCTTCGTGCTCGACGAGTGCGACAAGATGCTCGACCAACCCG ACATGCGCACCGATGTGCAGGAGGTGTTCCGGGCCACCCCCACGCAGAAGCAGGTCATGATGTTCTCGGCCACCTTGTCGGAGGCCATCAAGCCCATCTGCCGCAAATTCATGCAGAACCCGACGGAGCActacgtcgacgaggacacCAAGCTCACGCTGCACGGCCTGCAGCAGTACTACgtgcagctcgaggagaaggaaaagAACAGAAAGCTCAacgagcttctcgacgaACTTCAGTTCAACCAGGTCATCATCTTCGTCAAGAGCACCATCCGCGCGACCGAGCTGGACAAGCTCCTGAAGGAATGCAACTTCCCGTCCATCGCCGTCCACTCGGGTGTGAGCCAGGAGGAGCG CATCAAGCGTTACAAGGAGTTCAAGGAGTTCAAGAAGCGCATCTGCGTTGCCACCGACGTCTTCGGACGAGGCATCGACATCGAGCGCATCAACCTTGCCATCAACTACGACCTCCCGGCGGATGCCAGCTCCTACCTGCACCGCGTAGGTCGTGCCGGTCGATTCGGCACCAAGGGTCTTGCCATCTCCTTTGTGAGCAGCGACCAGGATCAGGAGGTGCTCAAGGAGATTGAGAAGCGCTTCGAGGTGGCCCTGCC CGAGTTCCCCAAGGAAGGGGTGGAGCCAAGCACCTACATGGCGTCCTAG